In a single window of the Podospora pseudocomata strain CBS 415.72m chromosome 2 map unlocalized CBS415.72m_2, whole genome shotgun sequence genome:
- a CDS encoding uncharacterized protein (EggNog:ENOG503NWJK; COG:S), whose translation MSPSRGWILDSATPQTTTTSMLKKGPLILKEIPSERYSERTKLPLVLNTNLTMTEKQFNVGIVGYGLSAKVFHIPFIQLTPSLKLHSIVQRTPKPGNSAPEDYPDLKHYTAPEDLIADPHIDVVVLCTPPNTHYPLTRSALLNNKHVLVEKPFVPTSSEADELTALARQQKRVLCVYQNRRWDSDFLTVQNLLKEDKLGRIVEFETHFDRLRLTALAKGSTWKAGLKMDEAGGVLYDLGSHLLDQVFVLFGMPDGVTGRFVNQREGRLVTGDGTDEQEPDSVTAILSYKNKGLLVFVRAGVACVETRQMRFWVRGTKGSYHKSGLDPQEDHLRAGGKATDTDFGKESEDRFGRLCIVGGDGKVEDQVCPTVEPETYVRFYHLFAKAVASGKEEGVPVPASQAAQVLRIIEAVRESAKTGSEVAPQA comes from the exons ATGAGTCCATCGCGGGGGTGGATTCTTGACTCAGCTACCCCGCAGACAACGACGACTTCAATGCTCAAAAAGGGGCCTTTAATTCTGAAAGAAATCCCATCTGAAAGGTATTCCGAAAGAACCAAACTTCCATTAGTCTTAAACACTAATCTCACAATGACCGAAAAGCAATTCAACGTTGGCATCGTTGGCTATGG cctctCCGCCAAAGTCTTCCACATCCCTTTCATCCaactcaccccctccctcaagctTCACTCTATCGTCCAGCGCACTCCCAAGCCAGGCAACTCCGCCCCAGAAGACTACCCTGACCTCAAGCACTACACCGCTCCCGAGGATCTCATCGCCGACCCACACATCGACGTGGTGGTCCTCTGCACCCCACCAAACACCCACTACCCCCTGACCCGCTCAGCActgctcaacaacaagcatGTCCTTGTCGAGAAGCCGTTTGTTCCCACCTCAAGCGAGGCGGATGAGTTGACTGCTTTGGCGAGACAGCAAAAGCGGGTGCTTTGCGTCTATCAGAACCGGCGATGGGATTCGGACTTCCTTACTGTTCAGAATCTCCTCAAGGAGGACAAGCTGGGAAGAATTGTCGAGTTCGAGACGCACTTTGACAGATTGCGATTGACGGCTCTGGCGAAGGGTTCGACGTGGAAGGCGGGACTCAAGATGGACGAGGCGGGAGGGGTGTTGTATGATCTTGGCTCCCACTTGTTGGATCAggtgtttgtgttgtttggTATGCCTGATGGTGTGACAGGGAGATTCGTCAACCAGAGAGAAGGGAGGCTTGTCACTGGGGATGGGACCGATGAGCAGGAGCCGGATAGTGTGACTGCTATCCTGAGCTATAAGAAcaaggggttgttggtcttTGTTCGTGCCGGCGTCGCCTGTGTCGAGACCAGACAGATGCGGTTCTGGGTCCGGGGTACCAAAGGCAGTTATCACAAGAGCGGGTTGGATCCTCAGGAGGATCATCTCCGAGCCGGTGGCAAGGCGACTGACACCGACTTCGGCAAGGAATCGGAGGACAGATTCGGGAGGTTGTGTATCGTCGGCGGTGACGGGAAGGTGGAAGACCAGGTTTGCCCTACTGTAGAGCCGGAGACATATGTCAGGTTCTATCACCTGTTTGCGAAGGCTGTTGCAAGCGGAAAGGAGGAAGGTGTACCAGTGCCTGCGTCACAGGCGGCGCAGGTTCTGCGAATAATCGAGGCAGTACGAGAGAGTGCGAAGACTGGGAGCGAGGTCGCCCCGCAAGCCTAG
- a CDS encoding uncharacterized protein (COG:S; EggNog:ENOG503PDZJ), with amino-acid sequence MVESAPRSGCTGHILAAFDMTGVVEGIEAVSGLAGLFNTAITWFDYVLVAKQAAPRLQSLLVKLDAAQLRLTRWGKAAGLTGSQIEDEESLKSSGSFQLDESEEQLAVVTFQAVADLFEQCKKLCHHERKGKSKDDPSATENEVSPFSTVGLNWNPMHRYLHGKMRDIADGRKNKVSVAQRVKFAIYKKEHLEKFIKDINDLIDELYKIHEPPVEEQEELGKEELAKFLEVLKELDVASDRDPVIRSAVRNILKQEASRTSFNLAV; translated from the exons ATGGTCGAATCAGCTCCGAGAAGTGGTTGCACTGGCCACATTTTGGCCGCAT TCGACATGACGGGCGTCGTAGAAGGAATCGAAGCGGTATCTGGGTTGGCCGGCCTCTTCAACACGGCCATAACCTGGTTCGACTACGTCCTCGTTGCCAAGCAGGCGGCTCCGCGACTGCAGTCGCTGTTGGTGAAACTCGACGCCGCGCAGCTGCGGCTGACGCGCTGGGGCAAGGCGGCCGGCCTTACAGGCTCGCagattgaggatgaagagtCACTGAAGAGTTCAGGCTCGTTCCAGCTCGACGAATCGGAAGAGCAGCTAGCGGTCGTGACGTTCCAGGCCGTGGCGGATCTCTTTGAACAGTGCAAGAAACTTTGTCATCACGAgcgcaaaggcaagagcAAAGACGACCCCAGTGCCACAGAGAACGAGGTCAGCCCATTTAGCACGGTTGGCCTGAACTGGAACCCTATGCACCGCTACCTTCATGGGAAAATGAGAGACATCGCCGACGGCCGCAAAAATAAAGTCTCGGTCGCGCAGCGGGTCAAGTTCGCCATCTACAAGAAAGAGCATCTCGAGAAGTTCATCAAAGATATTAACGATCTTATCGACGAACTATATAAAATCCATGAACCACccgtggaggagcaggaggagctcggcaaggaggaactAGCGAAGTTTCTTGAGGTCCTGAAGGAGTTGGATGTCGCTTCCGACCGCGATCCCGTCATACGCTCTGCTGTGCGGAATATTCTCAAACAAGAGGCAAGTAGAACTTCATTTAACCTTGCCGTTTGA
- a CDS encoding uncharacterized protein (EggNog:ENOG503Q43U; COG:A), protein MLVTKQQPELISHVRESYVGLGKERFQGPTSWVALLEIFTNILEDPKLRGTYLIIDALDECTGDRDLLLDLIASKSSAYPKVKWLVSSRNWPGIEENLNTATQRVNLCLELNEESISSAVRTYIQRKMDELARKKRYDDRTKNAVQHHLTRNANDTFLWVALVCQELMNVSRSRVLTKLNKFPPGLDSLYQQMIDQVRRSDEPDLCKQVLAVLSITYRPITIQELTVFVNIPEGISNELEFMTEIVGLCGSFLTLRETTIYFVHQSAKDFLLSNGTHQDLRDVVNWVFPQGKDDVHNSVFSRSLSAMSTILHRDIYGLKLPGFPINGVQTPCPDPLATVRYSCVFWVDHLRESISNKDTPQRNTLVAVQTFLEQKYLYWLEALSLLRAMSEGVIAIRKLEGLLGRTHQRQLTTFIRDAHRFALSYRWIIEQAPLQAYTSALVFAPLGSLMKKRFKTEEPSWISVKPVVEADWNACLQTLEGHSKEVTSIAFSAGGQRLASGSWDRTVKIWDPASGQCLQTLQGHSKEVTSIAFSADGQRLASGSWDRTVKIWDPASGQCLQTLQGHSYSVTSIAFSADGQRLASGSWDRTVKIWDPASGQCLQTLQGHSDAVTSIAFSADGQRLASGSRDHTVKIWDPASGQCLQTLQSHSDEVTSVAFSADDLRAHGYRLGSDKTWVICNGQNVLWLPPEYRPTCSVIQGRMVAIGCSSGRVCTIGFSRDI, encoded by the exons ATGCTTGTgaccaagcagcagccggaACTTATTTCACACGTTCGCGAAAGCTACGTTGGTTTGGGGAAAGAGCGCTTCCAAGGCCCCACTTCATGGGTGGCATTGTTAGAGATCTTCACCAACATTCTCGAAGACCCGAAGTTACGGGGAACATATCTAATCATTGACGCGCTTGACGAGTGTACTGGAGACCGGGACCTGCTTCTCGACCTTATCGCAAGCAAGTCATCAGCATACCCGAAAGTTAAGTGGCTCGTATCCAGTCGCAACTGGCCGGGCATCGAGGAGAATCTCAACACCGCAACGCAGAGAGTAAACCTATGTCTTGAGTTGAACGAAGAGTCTATCTCCTCCGCTGTCAGAACATATATTCAGCGTAAGATGGATGAACTAGCGCGGAAAAAGAGGTACGACGACAGAACAAAGAACGCTGTTCAACACCACTTAACCCGCAACGCAAACGACACATTCCTCTGGGTAGCTTTGGTCTGTCAAGAACTTATGAATGTCTCACGATCAAGGGTTCTCACCAAGCTGAACAAGTTTCCACCTGGTCTTGATTCTCTCTACCAACAAATGATAGATCAGGTTCGCCGCTCGGATGAGCCAGATCTCTGCAAACAAGTTCTGGCCGTCCTCTCCATTACTTACCGGCCTATCACGATACAAGAGCTAACGGTCTTCGTAAATATACCCGAGGGCATCTCCAACGAGCTGGAATTCATGACAGAGATAGTAGGTCTCTGCGGCTCTTTTTTGACCCTTCGAGAAACCACCATCTATTTCGTCCACCAATCCGCTAAGGACTTCCTACTCAGCAACGGCACGCACCAAGATTTACGAGACGTTGTTAATTGGGTTTTCCCTCAAGGGAAGGACGATGTACACAATAGCGTCTTCTCAAGGTCGCTAAGTGCGATGTCTACGATACTGCACCGCGACATATACGGTTTAAAGTTACCGGGATTCCCAATCAACGGGGTTCAAACGCCATGTCCAGACCCGCTGGCCACAGTCCGGTATTCGTGCGTCTTCTGGGTTGACCATCTCCGTGAGTCGATTTCTAATAAAGACACGCCACAACGCAACACACTGGTTGCGGTCCAGACATTCCTTGAACAGAAGTATCTTTACTGGCTCGAAGCTCTCAGTTTACTCCGAGCTATGTCGGAGGGTGTCATTGCCATAAGAAAACTTGAGGGCCTACTA GGGCGAACTCATCAAAGGCAGCTAACAACCTTTATTCGGGATGCGCACCGGTTCGCTCTCTCCTATAGATGGATAATCGAGCAAGCCCCTCTTCAGGCGTACACGTCAGCCCTCGTATTTGCACCGCTTGGTAGTCTAATGAAGAAGAGATTTAAGACGGAAGAACCTAGCTGGATCAGTGTAAAGCCAGTAGTAGAAGCGGACTGGAATGCGTGCCTCCAGACGCTCGAAGGCCATAGCAAAGAGGTTACCTCGatcgccttttcggcgggTGGCCAGCGGCTCGCATCCGGTTCATGGGACCGtaccgtcaagatctgggatcccgcctcgggccaatgtctccagacgctccaagGCCATAGCAAAGAGGTTACCTCGatcgccttttcggcggatggccagcggctcGCATCCGGTTCATGGGACCGtaccgtcaagatctgggatcccgcctcgggccaatgcctccagacgctccaagGCCATAGCTACTCGGTTACCTCGatcgccttttcggcggatggccagcggctcGCATCCGGTTCATGGGACCGtaccgtcaagatctgggatcccgcctcgggccaatgcctccagacgctccaagGCCATAGCGACGCGGTTACCTCGatcgccttttcggcggatggccagcggctcGCATCCGGTTCACGGGACCAtaccgtcaagatctgggatcccgcctcgggccaatgcctccagacgctccaaAGCCATAGCGACGAGGTTACCTCggtcgccttttcggcggatgATCTAAGGGCGCATGGGTATAGGTTGGGCTCAGATAAGACCTGGGTTATTTGTAACGGCCAGAATGTGCTATGGTTACCACCTGAATACCGCCCAACCTGCTCTGTAATCCAAGGGCGGATGGTAGCTATTGGCTGCTCATCAGGGCGAGTTTGTACTATTGGCTTCTCGCGCGACATATAA